In a single window of the Zea mays cultivar B73 chromosome 5, Zm-B73-REFERENCE-NAM-5.0, whole genome shotgun sequence genome:
- the LOC103626209 gene encoding uncharacterized protein isoform X2: MGLTPGTARGTVSRPPLRRRPARSTYDGVAESAVDQGAMQGEGSHAPPGGQIRGALQGEGSHAPHGSASRDQGRASQELDNAAQGRAGRGTSSVKRGVIRGSRSAGRSIRGGRSVGIDIDLNAQGQEDDEPIEVEAEITANNSFFGR; the protein is encoded by the coding sequence ATGGGACTCACGCCTGGCACTGCCCGCGGCACAGTATCCCGCCCGCCGCTCCGACGCAGACCCGCGCGGTCGACGTACGACGGGGTAGCCGAATCCGCCGTAGATCAGGGTGCCATGCAGGGTGAGGGATCCCATGCGCCGCCCGGTGGTCAGATCAGGGGCGCCTTGCAGGGTGAGGGCTCCCATGCGCCGCACGGGTCAGCATCACGAGATCAAGGACGTGCAAGTCAGGAACTGGACAACGCAGCGCAGGGACGCGCCGGTCGTGGCACTAGTTCTGTGAAACGTGGTGTGATACGCGGTAGTAGGAGTGCCGGAAGGAGCATTCGTGGTGGCCGAAGTGTTGGTATTGACATCGATTTAAATGCTCAAGGTCAGGAAGATGATGAACCAATTGAAGTTGAAGCTGAAATTACTGCAAATAATTCG